In Streptomyces venezuelae, the sequence GGGCGGCGTGGTCAGCGGCCCCGGCACCGGCTCGGGCTTGGCCTGCTGGTCCTCGCTGCTCGTGTCCAGCTTCATCCGGACCAGCCGCTTCTCGTTGTCGACGAAGTACTGGTACTCGGGGATCTTGGGCCGGCCCGCGATCGCGGCCGCGCTCACCTCGCTCACCGAACACAGCGAGGTCGACTTGCCGCCCGCCCGCACCAGTTCAACCTGGTCGAGCCGGGAGCCCGTCAGATCCTTGACCGTGTACAGGAGTTGGGTCGCCATCTTCTTGCACTGCGGCTGCGCGACGTTCTCCGCCTTCTCGTTGAGCGGCACGCGCAGCGTGTTCTGCCCGTCGTACGAAAGGGACTTGGTGCCCGGGCTCAGTTCCGTACCCGTGGGGAAGCTGGACTCCACGACCGGCGCCAGCCACCGGGACGGCCCCGCCAGCAGCGACTGTACGGTCTGCGTGGTCGGGTCCATCCGCGAGTCCGGGTCGGTGCGCTGACGCACGTAGACCGGGTCGGCGACGAGCGTGCCGCCCGCGAAGTAGTACTTGTTGACCGGCATGTAGATGCGCTGGAAGTCCGACTCGCTGAGGACGAGCCCGCTCGGCGGGGTCGAGATCCGCCACTGCTTGTCCTCGTTCTGGACGAGCTGCAGGAACTCCTCGTACTCGCTGGCCCCGGTCTGCGGCTGGTACGCACTGTGCTCGTCGACCGTCGCGAGCTTCTTGCCGGTCACCTTCCAGCGCGGCCCGTCCGGATCCTTCTCGCCCCGGTTCGGAACCCGGTTGAGTCCCGAGGAGAGCACGGTGACGGCGGAGCCGGGCTTCCAGTTCTCCGCCGCGGCCTTGGTGAGGTACTTGCGGGCGGTCTCCAGCTGCGGGTCGTCGCTGGTCATCGCCTCCAGGAAGCCGTCGACGATCTCCGCCGGGCTGGCCTTGTCCGCGGGCGGTACCCCGAACACCCGGACCTGCGAGTCCACGCCCTGCGAGGCCTGCACCGGGCGGATGTCGCCCCGGTCCGGCATCGACGCGCAGCCCGCGAGCAGCAGCCCGGCCGCCCCGAAGGCGTACGCCCGTACGGTACGCAGCCGTCGCCGCCGCACCCGCGCACGCCCCGCCCACGCGTCCAAGGGCTCAGCGTCCATCGGCTCGGTCCTCCTGTTGTGCCTGCTCGGCCGGGCGGGCCACGACCCGGGCCCCGTTCCCCGGCAGGGCCGTCGGGTCGGCGGGCACCGGCATCGCCCCGGCGACGGGCGAGCGCGGCGGTATCGGCGAGCGGTCGCCCGAGGCCGCCGGCGTACGCTCCGCCGCGCCGCCCGCGGCCTCGGCGGCGGCCCGGGCCCGGTTGC encodes:
- a CDS encoding LpqB family beta-propeller domain-containing protein; the protein is MDAEPLDAWAGRARVRRRRLRTVRAYAFGAAGLLLAGCASMPDRGDIRPVQASQGVDSQVRVFGVPPADKASPAEIVDGFLEAMTSDDPQLETARKYLTKAAAENWKPGSAVTVLSSGLNRVPNRGEKDPDGPRWKVTGKKLATVDEHSAYQPQTGASEYEEFLQLVQNEDKQWRISTPPSGLVLSESDFQRIYMPVNKYYFAGGTLVADPVYVRQRTDPDSRMDPTTQTVQSLLAGPSRWLAPVVESSFPTGTELSPGTKSLSYDGQNTLRVPLNEKAENVAQPQCKKMATQLLYTVKDLTGSRLDQVELVRAGGKSTSLCSVSEVSAAAIAGRPKIPEYQYFVDNEKRLVRMKLDTSSEDQQAKPEPVPGPLTTPPGFKVRSAAVSHDERHAAVVSEDEHALYVVALVGGGAMPQPLPIGKGGKAALLTAPSWDASGDLWVADRDPQSPGLWRVPGGAGTPEKVQVAGLDGRRIASLKASADGARIALLVEPPEGGKVLYVGRIERPDGKTDSSAVSVRELRPAAPQMVDVTAMSWAPRGRLLVVGRENGGVQQARYMLADGSMVAASLPGATGLSEVAVAATEDEAKPKPVVAYSEDGIVWLPPGAQWRTVAAGGRSPVYPG